In Thermoflexus sp., a single genomic region encodes these proteins:
- the miaB gene encoding tRNA (N6-isopentenyl adenosine(37)-C2)-methylthiotransferase MiaB — MRYYIHTFGCQMNVADSERLASALEKLGYQMAERPEQADVLVVNTCVVRQSAEEKAYGWLHMVRPLKERRPDRVVAVMGCLVGVKGNEGLRRAFPWVDVFMPPADPRPLVDFLARRIDEGRAVADLERMIRYALQDEELVLPPSERGRKVTAYVPVVHGCSFGCTFCIIPYRRGPERSRPVGQIVAEVRALAEQGVREVTLLGQIVDRYGKDIPDGPDLADLLRAVHEVEGIQRIRFLTSHPSFMTDRIIEAVAELPKVCEHIEIPVQAGNDEVLARMRRGYTVADYKRVVEKIRRRIPSASIATDIIVGFCGETEEQFMDTYRLVEELEFDVVHIAKYSPRPGTVAWRTMADDVPPEEKERRFRMLEELYERISRRKNEALIGQTVEILVEDRNEKGKWFGRTRNNKLVFFEDGDRDWRGQLIQVRITSAGAWSLQGTPISTA, encoded by the coding sequence ATGCGGTATTACATCCACACGTTCGGTTGTCAGATGAACGTGGCCGACAGCGAGCGGCTGGCCTCGGCCCTGGAGAAGCTCGGCTACCAGATGGCCGAGCGCCCGGAACAGGCCGACGTGCTGGTCGTCAACACCTGTGTGGTGCGCCAGTCGGCCGAGGAGAAGGCCTACGGGTGGCTCCATATGGTCCGCCCCCTCAAAGAGCGGCGGCCGGATCGCGTGGTGGCGGTCATGGGCTGTCTGGTGGGCGTGAAGGGCAACGAGGGGCTCCGCCGGGCCTTCCCCTGGGTGGACGTCTTCATGCCCCCCGCGGATCCCCGCCCGCTGGTGGACTTCCTGGCGCGGCGGATCGATGAGGGCCGGGCGGTGGCGGACCTGGAGCGCATGATCCGTTACGCCCTCCAGGACGAGGAGCTGGTGCTGCCGCCCTCCGAGCGGGGCCGCAAGGTGACCGCTTACGTCCCGGTGGTCCACGGCTGCTCCTTCGGCTGCACCTTCTGCATCATCCCCTACCGCCGTGGCCCGGAGCGGAGCCGACCGGTAGGCCAGATCGTCGCGGAGGTGCGCGCCCTGGCCGAACAGGGCGTCCGGGAGGTCACCCTGCTGGGCCAGATCGTCGACCGTTATGGGAAAGATATCCCTGACGGCCCGGACCTGGCGGATCTGCTCCGCGCAGTCCATGAGGTGGAAGGGATCCAGCGCATCCGCTTTCTGACCTCCCACCCCAGCTTCATGACCGACCGGATCATCGAGGCGGTGGCGGAGCTGCCCAAGGTCTGCGAGCACATTGAGATCCCCGTTCAGGCCGGTAACGATGAGGTGCTGGCCCGCATGCGCCGCGGCTACACGGTGGCCGATTATAAGCGCGTGGTGGAAAAGATCCGCCGGCGCATCCCCAGCGCCTCCATCGCCACGGATATCATCGTCGGCTTCTGTGGGGAGACGGAAGAGCAGTTTATGGACACCTACCGGCTGGTGGAGGAGCTGGAGTTCGACGTGGTGCACATCGCCAAATACTCCCCGCGGCCGGGGACGGTGGCCTGGCGCACGATGGCCGACGATGTGCCGCCCGAGGAGAAAGAGCGGCGCTTCCGCATGCTGGAGGAGCTTTACGAGCGGATCTCCCGCCGCAAGAACGAGGCCCTCATCGGGCAGACCGTGGAGATCCTGGTGGAGGACCGCAACGAGAAGGGCAAGTGGTTCGGGCGGACCCGCAACAACAAGTTGGTGTTCTTTGAGGACGGCGACCGCGACTGGCGGGGCCAGCTGATCCAGGTCCGCATCACCTCGGCAGGCGCCTGGTCCCTCCAGGGAACCCCGATCTCGACGGCATAA
- a CDS encoding HEPN domain-containing protein translates to MGAGRVDGSGAGWSDIIPGEGSAFYGGSNGQPGKRDRERALLDYEWACFTLQQSAEKVIKALGLALGLTLWGHSLTEMLKLIGQRIEVPLEILDDARLLDLYYIPPRDPNGFPLGKPADDFTETQAREALRAADHIIGCCESHLPGSG, encoded by the coding sequence GTGGGCGCCGGGAGGGTCGACGGATCCGGTGCCGGGTGGTCGGATATAATTCCTGGCGAGGGATCCGCTTTCTATGGGGGATCCAATGGCCAACCGGGGAAGCGGGATCGTGAGCGGGCGCTTCTGGACTATGAATGGGCATGTTTCACCCTCCAGCAGTCCGCGGAGAAGGTGATCAAAGCGCTGGGGCTGGCGCTGGGCCTGACGCTGTGGGGACATTCCCTGACCGAGATGCTGAAGCTGATCGGACAGCGAATCGAGGTTCCTCTGGAGATCCTGGATGACGCCCGATTGCTGGATCTGTATTACATCCCCCCTCGCGATCCGAATGGTTTCCCCTTGGGCAAGCCGGCGGATGATTTCACGGAAACCCAGGCCCGGGAGGCGCTTCGTGCGGCGGATCATATCATCGGGTGCTGTGAAAGCCATCTTCCTGGATCGGGATGA
- a CDS encoding nucleotidyltransferase domain-containing protein: MRRIISSGAVKAIFLDRDEVLRRLQEVAVEALEAFPALQEVRLIGSLAAGTATGTSDVDLLLRVKEISGNPLEAMKPYFFFFSRRLEIGLDLLLVGSDLPPGLEEALRGSILLARREETESPSD, translated from the coding sequence GTGCGGCGGATCATATCATCGGGTGCTGTGAAAGCCATCTTCCTGGATCGGGATGAGGTGCTCCGGCGGTTGCAGGAGGTCGCGGTGGAGGCCCTGGAGGCCTTCCCGGCGCTCCAGGAGGTGCGGCTGATCGGCTCTCTGGCGGCCGGGACCGCTACGGGCACCAGCGATGTGGATCTGCTGCTTCGGGTGAAGGAGATCTCGGGGAACCCTCTGGAGGCGATGAAGCCGTATTTTTTCTTCTTCTCCCGCCGGCTGGAGATCGGCCTGGACCTTTTGTTGGTGGGTTCGGATCTTCCTCCCGGGCTGGAGGAGGCGCTGCGGGGGAGCATCCTGCTGGCCCGGCGGGAGGAAACGGAATCGCCTTCCGATTGA